One Isoptericola dokdonensis DS-3 genomic window, GAAGCAGCCGACGCACATCCGTGCCGCCGAGCCGGACGACGACGGCGCGACCGTGAAGAACACGCGCCAGGTCGTCTACCGTGCGCACGCGCTCGACAAGATCGAGGTCCTGGCCCGCATCCTGCAGTCCGACGGCCGCGGCCGCACCATCGTCTTCACGCGCACCAAGCGCACCGCCGCCAAGGTGTCGGACGACCTGCGCGAGCGCGGCTTCGCCGCCGGCGCCCTGCACGGCGACCTCGGTCAGGGTGCCCGCGAGCAGGCGCTGCGGGCGCTGCGCCACGGCCACATCGACGTGCTCGTCGCGACCGACGTCGCGGCCCGTGGCATCGACGTCGACGACGTCACGCACGTCGTCAACTACCAGTGCCCCGAGGACGAGCGCACCTACCTGCACCGGATCGGCCGCACCGGCCGCGCCGGCAACAAGGGCACCGCGGTGACCTTCGTCGACTGGGACGACGTGCCGCGCTGGCAGCTCATCGACCGCACCCTGAACCTCGGGTTCCCGGAGCCGGTCGAGACGTACTCGTCGTCCCCGCACCTGTACACCGAGCTCGGCATCCCCGAGGGCACCAAGGGCCGCCTGCCCCGGAGCAAGCAGGAGCTCGGCGGTCTGGACGCCGAGGTGCTCGAGGACCTCGGCGAGACGGGCAAGCGCACCGCCGCTCCGTCGCGCGGCGGCTCCCGCTCCGGCGGTCGTGACGGCGGCTCCCGGTCGGGCGGTCGCGACGGCGGCCAGCGCGGCGGCCACGGGGGCCAGGGCGGCCGGTCCGGCGGCCAGGAGCGGTCGGGCGCCGAGCGTCCGACCGACGCCCCGGTCTCCGAGCCCGCCGGCGAGGGCTCGGGCGAGGGCCAGCGTCGTCGCCGTCGTCGCCGCACCCGCAGCGGCGGCGGTCGTCCCGCCGGGCAGGGCGGTCAGGGTGCCGCTGCGGCACCCGCCGCCGACTGACCTCGCCCGTCGCGGCCGCAGCCGCTCGTCGTCGTCCCGCTCCTGTCACGGACAGGGGCGGGACGACGTGTCTCCGGGACCAGGTCCGCACCGCACCGACCGCACGGGTCCACGCGTGTCACCGGCCCGTCGTACCGTCAGGTCCGTGCAGCTCACCTTCACCGCACCGCTCTGGCGGTGGACGGCCCGGCAGGACGACGCGTGGTGGTTCGTCACCGTGCCCCCGGACGAGTCCGACCTCCTGGCGGAGCTGCCGCTGCCGCCGCGCGGCTTCGGCTCGATCCGGGTGGAGGTGACGGTGGGGTCGACGACGTGGCGGACGTCGGTGTTCCCGTCGGACGAGCACAAGGCGTACGTCCTGCCCATGAAGAAGCAGGTGCGCACGGCCGAGCACCTGGAGCCCGACCAGCCGGTGCCGGTGCGGCTGGTGACGGTCGACCTGTGACCCGTGCCGGCCGGGTCAGGCCGTCTCGGCGAACGCGAGGACGGCGTCGGCGATCTGCTGGACGGCGATCGCCGCGAGCAGGATGCCCGCGATGCGCGTGATGAGGGTGACGCCGGAGTCGCGCAGCACGCGGTGCAGGACGTCGGCGAACCGCATGGCCAGGTAGAGGCACACGTGGACCAGGACGATGGCGACGGCGATGGCGACGGCGGCAGGGACCCAGTCGTCGACGGTGTGCGCCTGCTGGACGAACACCATCGTCGCGACGATCGCCCCGGGACCGGCGAGCAGCGGAGTGCCGAGCGGGACGAGCGCCACGTTGGCGCCCGCGGTGGCGGCGGTCGCCTCACCGTTCTCGAAGTGCCCGGTGAGGAGCTGCATCGCGACGATCAGCAGCAGCAGGCCACCGGCACCCTGCAGGGCGGGCAGCGAGATCCCCATGTACGACAGCAGCTGCTGACCGAACAGCGCGAACGACACGATGACGCCGAACGCCACGCCGACGGCCTGCAGGGCCGCGCGCCGGCGTTGCTTGCCGCTCATCGTGGACGTCAGCGCGAGGAACACGGGGATGGTGCCCGGCGGGTCCATGATGACGAACAGCGTCACGAACGCCTGCGTGAACAGGGTCAGGTCGATCACCGCGCTCACGGGTGCAGCACCTCCAGGCGGCCACGCCCGGCCAGCTCCTCCAGGACGGCCGGGTCGGTGGCGTTCTCCCCGATCCGGTTGAGCTTGCCCGTGCCGTGATAGTCGCTGGAGCCGGTGACCAGCAGCCCGAGGTCGGCGGCGAGGCCGCGCAGGGCGGTCCGCTCGTCCGGGTCGTGGTCCCGGTGGTCGACCTCCAGACCCGCCAGACCGGCGTCGGCGAGCGCGGCGATCGCGTCGTCCGTGACGACCCGCCCCCGGCGCCCGGCACGCGGGTGGGCCATGACGGGCACCCCGCCCGCCGCGAGGACGGTCCGCACGGCGTCGGCCGTGTCGGGCGCGTGGTGCGGGACGTAGAACCGGGCGCCGGGGTGCAGGATCGTCGCGAACGCCTCGTCACGGTCGGCGACCACGCCCGCCGCGACCAGGGCGTCGGCGAGGTGCGGGCGCCCGACGGTCGCGCCGTCGGCGGTCTGCGCGAGGACGTCCTGCCAGGTGATCGGGTGCTCCTGCGCGAGCAGCCCCACCATGCGGCGGGCGCGGGACACCCGGTCGAGGCGGGTGCGGTCCAGCTCCGCCACCAGGCCGGGGTGGTCGGGGTCCGGCAGGTAGGCGAGCAGGTGGACGCTGAGGCCGCCGTCGGGGGTGTCGGTCCGCGTCGAGATCTCGATGCCGCGCACCAGTGCCACCCCGGTCGCGGCCACGGCGTCGGCCGCCTCGGCCCAGCCCGCGGTGGAGTCGTGGTCGGTGAGCGCGACGACGCGCACCCCGGCCGCAGCGGCCGCGGCCAGCACCTGCCGAGGCGTGTCGGTGCCGTCGGAGGCGCGCGAGTGGGTGTGGAGGTCGATCACGCGCCAAGTGTAGAGACGCGACGGCCGCTCCCCCACACGGTCTCCACGCGCCCTGCCCGGGCCGCGCGCCCGCCGCCACGCCCGGCCCGCCAGGATGGTGAGTCGTGACCGCTCTCCTCCTTGCGCCCTCCCTGACCGCACCCCCGGACGTGGCCCCGGCCCGTCGGCACGGGGTCGTGCTCGTGCACGGCATGCGGCAGAGCTCGCGCACGTGGGCGGCACAGGAGGCCTACCTCGCCGCGGCCGGGCACACCGTGGTCCCGGTGGACCTGCCCGGTCACGGCCGCCGCATCGGTCAGCGCTTCACGCTGGACGCCGCGCACGACGTCATCGACGACGCGGTCGAGTCCCTGCCCTCCGGCGACCCCGTCGTCGTGGTCGGCCAGTCGCTCGGCGGCTACACGACCCTCGGCTGGGCCGCCCGGCGCGCGACGTCGACCACGCACCCGCTGGCCGGCGTCGTGGCGTCCGGGTGCAGCACCGACCCGTTCGGCAAGCCCGTCGCGCTGTACCGGGGTGCGGCCGACCGCGTGGCGCGGACGGCGGCGTCCTGGCGGGACCGCCTCCCGGGTCGTGCGGGGCAGACCCCGCGGACCTCGCCCGACGGCTCGGCACGACCCGGGTGGGGTCTGGTCACGGACGCGCTCGGTGCGCTGGCGGGACGTTCCTCGCTCGCCGACCTGGCCGACGTCCGCGTCCCCGTGTGGTTCGTCAACGGCGCCCGCTGCCACCTGCGCTGGCAGGAGCAGCGCTACCTGCGCACCGCCGAGCGCGGGGCGCTGGTCGTCGTGCCGCGCACGGGGCACGACGTCCAGCTCGAGGCCCCGACCGTCTACAACCGCATCCTGGGCCGGGCGCTGTCGGACTTCACCCGGTCCGGCCCCCTCGTGGGCGCGGCCCACGGCGCGGGTGCGAGACTGGGGTCATGAGCGACACGACCCCCGTCGAGCAGAAGCTCGAGGACCGCGGGAGCAACCGGTCCCAGCGTCCCGACTCGCAGGCCTTCAAGGACTTCATCACCTCCGGGTGGGGTCCGCGCGCGGACCTCGGCGTGACGCCGGACCGTGCGGTGCCGTTCACCGCGGCCCGCCGCGAGCGCCTCTCCGCCCGTTTCCCCGGCACCCGCCTGGTGCTCCCTGCCGGCGCGTTGAAGCAGCGGTCGAACGACACGGACTACCGGTTCCGCCCGCACTCGGCGTTCGCGCACCTCACCGGCTTCGGCACGGACCAGGAGCCCGACGCGGTGCTGGTGCTGCACCCCACCGAGGAGGGCGCGGGCGACGGCGGCTCGAACCACCACGCCGTGCTGTACGTGCGACCGCTGGCGCCGCGCGACACCGAGGAGTTCTACGCCGACGCCCGCTACGGCGAGTTCTGGGTGGGCGCGCGCCCCTCGCTGGACGACGTCACCACCGCCACGGGCGTCGAGGCCCGCCACGTCGACGAGCTGCGCGACGCCCTCGCGAAGGACCTCGGCGCCGACGGCGTGCGGATCCTCGTGATCGCGGAGGCGGACGACGAGATCACGGCCGTCGTGGAGGCCCTGCGCGAGGAGGCCGGGATCGCCGAGGAGGCGTCCGACGCGGACCTCGCCGAGGCGACGTCCGAGCTGCGTCTCGTCAAGGACGAGCTGGAGATCGAGCTCATGCGCGAGGCCGTCGCGCGCACCGCCGAGGGCTTCGAGGCCGTCGTGCGGTCGCTCCCCCGCGCCGTCGGGCACCGCCGCGGCGAGCGCGTCATCGAGACGACGTTCGACGGGCACGCCCGCCTGGAGGGCAACACGGTCGGCTACGAGACGATCGCGGCCGCCGGGGAGCACGCCACCACGCTGCACTGGATCACCAACGACGGCCAGGTGCGCCGCGGCGAGCTGGTGCTCGTCGACGCGGGTGTCGAGGTCGACGAGCTCTACACGGCCGACATCACGCGCACCCTGCCGGTGGACGGCGAGTTCACCGACGTCCAGCGCCGCATCTACACGGCCGTGCTCGACGCCGCGGACGCCGCGTTCGCCGTCGCGAAGCCCGGCGCGCGGTTCCGCGACATCCACGCCGCCGCGATGGAGGTCATCGCCGCCCGCCTCGAGGAGTGGGGCCTGCTGCCCGTCTCCGCCGAGGAGTCGCTGTCCCCCGAGGGCCAGCAGCACCGCCGCTGGATGGTGCACGGCACGTCCCACCACCTCGGCCTGGACGTGCACGACTGCGCGCAGGCCCGCCGCGAGATGTACCTCGACGGCGTGCTGGAGCCCGGCATGGTCTTCACCATCGAGCCCGGCCTGTACTTCAAGGCCGACGACCTGGCCGTGCCCGCCGAGTACCGCGGCATCGGCGTCCGCATCGAGGACGACGTGCTCGTGACGGCCGACGGCAACGAGAACCTCTCCGCCGCGCTGCCCCGGCGCCCGGAGGACGTCGAGGCCTGGATGGCCGGGCTGCGCGACTGACCGCGGGTCGCTTCGGTCGGTCGTCACCGGTTCGGTCACCCGAGTGACCGAACCGGTGACGACCGACCGAACTCGTGCGGTCCCCCGTCAGTCCGGCAGCGGGAGGTTCCGGTTCACCCGGAAACCTGCCGCGACGACGTCCGGGAAGCGGGCGGACACCCTCGCCACGACCCGGGCGACGCCGCCGGGGCCGGTGGCCGTCACACGCACCGGGTTGATCCCCGTCGCCCGGATGGCGTCGAAGCGCAGCTTCTCTCGCCACAGCTCCTCCTGACCGGAGGTCGCGTACTTGGAGCGGCCGTCGAACTCGAGGTAGACACCGTGCTCGCGCCAGCCGAGGTCGCAGTGGTAGGTGCGCTCCGCGGTGACGACGGGGGCCTGCGTCCGGGGTCTCGGCATCCCCGCACGCAGGCAGACGTACCGCGCCCAGGTCTCCCACGGGGAGTCCGCCCCGGCATCCGCGTGGTCCAGCACCCACCGGGCTCGCACCCGGCCGTTGCGCCGCGGCGACTCGGCGAGCATCCGGCGCGCCACCTCGAGGTCGAGAGGATCGGGCAGCCGCAGCGCGGAGTCCGCGATCACGAGCGCCGCCAACGGGTGCAGGTCGAGCGCACAGTCCAGGACGGTCCGCTCGGGAGAGGTGATCGTGAGACCGGCGACCGACGTCCGCTGGTCCGCCGGCACCGACCCGAAGTGCCAGGCGACGTCTCGCGAGGCGTGCCCGGATCGTCGGTAGCCCCGCACGACGTGCGTGACCCGGGGCGTCCGCCAGGTGCGACAGCCCAGGAGGACCGCCGCCGTCTCGTGGCTGAGCACGGCGTCCGGGCCCAGCTGGAGCACCAGCGCCCGGGCGCGGTCGGCGACGGTGGGCTCCGCGTGCTCCGCCGCGAGGTAGGCGCCCCGGCGGACCGTGCGCACGGCACCGGCCCGTCGGGCGCGGCTCAGGGTCTCGCCGGGGAGGTCGCGCGCCAGGAGTATCTCTCGCTCGCTGTGCATCGCCCGATCATCGGGGGCGGTCACGGTGACCCGCAGCGCGTCGTCCTCCGGCTGTGGAGAAGGTCCGCCCGAGGGGCACGGTGGACGACGGGAGCCGTGGCGCCGGTTCGGTCGGTCGTCACCGGTTCGGTCGCTCTGGTGACCGAATCGGTGACGACGGACCGAACCCGGCGCCCGCGGGCTCAGCGTGCGGGCGGGGGCGCCCAGGGGTCGTCGTCGGAGTCGCCGGGAGCCGGCTCGGTGCTCGACGGCGCGGGCGGCTGCGGGCCCGTCTGCGGCGGCTGCGGGTGGGACGGGCCCTCGCCGCCGGCCACCGAGGTCGTCGAGGAGCCGCTGCCCGTGTCCGGCTGGTCCGGCGTCGACGGCGCCTCCCCGCCGGGACGCATCGCGCCGTAGCGCGGCGCGCCGTCGGGCAGCGTCCAGCGC contains:
- a CDS encoding DEAD/DEAH box helicase codes for the protein MTTTNTTADDATTAPATPETLDYSSAAAIQAQDVSFADFGVRDEIVAALRDAGITHPFPIQAMTLPVALQGHDIIGQAKTGTGKTLGFGVPLLHRVAAPGEPEFDLLPAPGKPQALVVAPTRELAVQVANDLQTASRHRGVRIVQIYGGRAYEPQIEALNRGVEVVVGTPGRMVDLLNQGHLNLTRAATVVLDEADEMLDLGFLPDVEKILARTPAVRHTMLFSATMPGAVVSMARRYMKQPTHIRAAEPDDDGATVKNTRQVVYRAHALDKIEVLARILQSDGRGRTIVFTRTKRTAAKVSDDLRERGFAAGALHGDLGQGAREQALRALRHGHIDVLVATDVAARGIDVDDVTHVVNYQCPEDERTYLHRIGRTGRAGNKGTAVTFVDWDDVPRWQLIDRTLNLGFPEPVETYSSSPHLYTELGIPEGTKGRLPRSKQELGGLDAEVLEDLGETGKRTAAPSRGGSRSGGRDGGSRSGGRDGGQRGGHGGQGGRSGGQERSGAERPTDAPVSEPAGEGSGEGQRRRRRRRTRSGGGRPAGQGGQGAAAAPAAD
- a CDS encoding DUF1905 domain-containing protein, coding for MQLTFTAPLWRWTARQDDAWWFVTVPPDESDLLAELPLPPRGFGSIRVEVTVGSTTWRTSVFPSDEHKAYVLPMKKQVRTAEHLEPDQPVPVRLVTVDL
- a CDS encoding MarC family protein, with translation MSAVIDLTLFTQAFVTLFVIMDPPGTIPVFLALTSTMSGKQRRRAALQAVGVAFGVIVSFALFGQQLLSYMGISLPALQGAGGLLLLIVAMQLLTGHFENGEATAATAGANVALVPLGTPLLAGPGAIVATMVFVQQAHTVDDWVPAAVAIAVAIVLVHVCLYLAMRFADVLHRVLRDSGVTLITRIAGILLAAIAVQQIADAVLAFAETA
- a CDS encoding PHP domain-containing protein, giving the protein MIDLHTHSRASDGTDTPRQVLAAAAAAGVRVVALTDHDSTAGWAEAADAVAATGVALVRGIEISTRTDTPDGGLSVHLLAYLPDPDHPGLVAELDRTRLDRVSRARRMVGLLAQEHPITWQDVLAQTADGATVGRPHLADALVAAGVVADRDEAFATILHPGARFYVPHHAPDTADAVRTVLAAGGVPVMAHPRAGRRGRVVTDDAIAALADAGLAGLEVDHRDHDPDERTALRGLAADLGLLVTGSSDYHGTGKLNRIGENATDPAVLEELAGRGRLEVLHP
- a CDS encoding alpha/beta fold hydrolase, with protein sequence MTALLLAPSLTAPPDVAPARRHGVVLVHGMRQSSRTWAAQEAYLAAAGHTVVPVDLPGHGRRIGQRFTLDAAHDVIDDAVESLPSGDPVVVVGQSLGGYTTLGWAARRATSTTHPLAGVVASGCSTDPFGKPVALYRGAADRVARTAASWRDRLPGRAGQTPRTSPDGSARPGWGLVTDALGALAGRSSLADLADVRVPVWFVNGARCHLRWQEQRYLRTAERGALVVVPRTGHDVQLEAPTVYNRILGRALSDFTRSGPLVGAAHGAGARLGS
- a CDS encoding aminopeptidase P family protein encodes the protein MSDTTPVEQKLEDRGSNRSQRPDSQAFKDFITSGWGPRADLGVTPDRAVPFTAARRERLSARFPGTRLVLPAGALKQRSNDTDYRFRPHSAFAHLTGFGTDQEPDAVLVLHPTEEGAGDGGSNHHAVLYVRPLAPRDTEEFYADARYGEFWVGARPSLDDVTTATGVEARHVDELRDALAKDLGADGVRILVIAEADDEITAVVEALREEAGIAEEASDADLAEATSELRLVKDELEIELMREAVARTAEGFEAVVRSLPRAVGHRRGERVIETTFDGHARLEGNTVGYETIAAAGEHATTLHWITNDGQVRRGELVLVDAGVEVDELYTADITRTLPVDGEFTDVQRRIYTAVLDAADAAFAVAKPGARFRDIHAAAMEVIAARLEEWGLLPVSAEESLSPEGQQHRRWMVHGTSHHLGLDVHDCAQARREMYLDGVLEPGMVFTIEPGLYFKADDLAVPAEYRGIGVRIEDDVLVTADGNENLSAALPRRPEDVEAWMAGLRD
- a CDS encoding type IV toxin-antitoxin system AbiEi family antitoxin domain-containing protein, whose amino-acid sequence is MHSEREILLARDLPGETLSRARRAGAVRTVRRGAYLAAEHAEPTVADRARALVLQLGPDAVLSHETAAVLLGCRTWRTPRVTHVVRGYRRSGHASRDVAWHFGSVPADQRTSVAGLTITSPERTVLDCALDLHPLAALVIADSALRLPDPLDLEVARRMLAESPRRNGRVRARWVLDHADAGADSPWETWARYVCLRAGMPRPRTQAPVVTAERTYHCDLGWREHGVYLEFDGRSKYATSGQEELWREKLRFDAIRATGINPVRVTATGPGGVARVVARVSARFPDVVAAGFRVNRNLPLPD